TCCTGCTTGGCGACGCCGTCGACGACCATATCGCCAACCTGATCTGCGCCCAGTTGCTCTTTCTCGAATCCGAGGATCCCGAGAAGGAAATTTTCATGTATATCAATTCCCCGGGCGGTGTTGTCTCGTCGGGGCTGGCCATCTACGACACCATGCGCTACGTGCTGCCGCCGGTTTCCACCCTGTGCCTGGGACAGGCCGCCAGCATGGGGGCATTGCTCCTGTGCGCCGGGGCCACGGGCATGCGCTACGCCCTGCCGCACAGCCGCATCATGATCCACCAGCCGTCTGGCGGCTACCAGGGACAGGCCACGGATATCGAGATTCACGCCAAGGAAACCAGGCGCACCCGCGACACCTTAAACGAGATCATGGCCCACCATACCGGCCAGGATATCGAGAAGATCAAGGTGGACACTGAGCGCGACAATTTCATGAGCGCCGAGGAAGCCGTGGCGTACGGCCTTATCGACAAGGTGCTGACGACCAGGGAACCGCTTGGAAAAAAAGAA
This window of the Desulfovibrio sp. TomC genome carries:
- the clpP gene encoding ATP-dependent Clp endopeptidase proteolytic subunit ClpP; the encoded protein is MATIPIVIETTGRTERAYDIYSRLLRDRIILLGDAVDDHIANLICAQLLFLESEDPEKEIFMYINSPGGVVSSGLAIYDTMRYVLPPVSTLCLGQAASMGALLLCAGATGMRYALPHSRIMIHQPSGGYQGQATDIEIHAKETRRTRDTLNEIMAHHTGQDIEKIKVDTERDNFMSAEEAVAYGLIDKVLTTREPLGKKEPEQA